GCGTCGCGATCGTCGGAGCGGGGTTCGCCGGCCTCGCGGCCGCGATGACCCTTCGCGATGCGGGGCACGACATCGCCGTCTTCGAGCGCGCCGATAGAGTCGGCGGCACGTGGCGCGACAACACCTATCCCGGTGTCGCGTGCGATGTGCCGTCGCACCTGTACGGGTTCGCGCGGCATCCCGAACCGTCGTGGTCGGCCGAGTTCGCGCCGGGCGGCGAGATCCAGGCCTACATCGAGCGGGTCGTCGACCGGGAGCGACTGGGGGCGGCGATCACCTTCGACGCCCCGCTCCTCGATGCCGAATGGCGGGAGGATGCCTCGGCCTGGCGCCTCGAGTTCGGCGGCGCCGCCCCGGCGACCGTCGAGGCCGAGGCGCTCGTCCTCGCCTGTGGGCGCCTCACCGAGCCGCGCATCCCGCCGATCGCCGGGCTCGAGTCGTTCGCCGGGCCGCTGTTCCACTCGGCGCGGTGGGATCACGGAGTCGACCTCGACGGGCGGCACGTCGCTGTCGTGGGCTCGGGCGCGAGCGCTGTGCAGCTCGTGCCGCAGCTCGCGCGCAGCGCGGCGAAGGTGTCGCTCTTCCAGCGGAGCCCCGCCTGGATCCTGCCGCGCGGCGGGCGGGCGTACTCCGACGCCGAGCGTGCGCGGTTCGCCGAGGATCGGAGCGAGATCGCCGCCCTGAGGAAACGGCTCGACGCCGAGGGCGAGGCGCGGTTCGCGTCGCGTTCCGGCGGTCCGGACGCGGCCGACGCCGAGCGTGCCGCCCGTGCGCACCTCGCCGCGCAGGTCGCCGACTCGGCGCTGCGGGCCGTCCTCACGCCCGACTACGCCTTCGGCTGCAAGCGGGTGCTGCTCTCCGACGAGTTCTACCCTGCCGTGGCCTCGGACCGCGTCACGCTCGAGCCGAGCGCGCTCGCCGCGATCGACGGAGGCGAGCTGGTCGCGGCATCCGGGAGGCGTCATCGCGGGGTCGACGCCCTCGTGCTCGCGACCGGCTTCCAGACCACCAGGCAGCCCTACGCGCGGATCGTCCGCGGCGAGGGCGGCGTCGCGCTCGCCGAGCATTGGGCGGACGGCATGACGTCGTTCGGCTCGACCGTGGTCTCGGGCTTTCCGCAGCTGTTCGTGCTCAACGGACCGAATGCGTCGCTCGGTCACACGTCGTCGGTCCTCATGCTCGAGGCGCAGGCCCGATACGTGGCCGCGTCGCTCGCGCGTCGTGCGCCCGGCGCCGTGCTGAGGGTCCGGGCCGAGGCCGAACGAGACTACACCCGCATGGTCGACGACCGAGCGGCGGGGACCCCCTGGCTGACCGGCGGCTGCCGCAACTGGTATGTCGACGAGGGGTCGAGACGGCTCACCCTCGTGTGGCCGGGGACCGTGGCGGACTACCGCGCGGCGCTCGCCGCGAGCGACGGGGCCGAGTTCGAGGCCATGACGCCGATGGCGGCTGTTGCCGCTCGTACGCAGGAGGAGGCGGGATCGTGACAGTGCCCATCCGTTTCGGATACAAGGCATCGGCGGAGCAGTTCGGACCTGCGGAGCTGCTCGAGTACGCCGTCATGGCGGAGGAGGCGGGCTTCGACTCGGTCTTCGTGTCGGATCACCTCCAGCCCTGGTTGCACGAGGGTGGGCACGCCCCGGCATCCGTTCCCTGGCTGGGGGCTCTCGGCGCGAAGACGTCTCGCGTGCTCATCGGCACGTCGGTGCTGACGCCCACGTTCCGCTACAACCCGACGGTCGTCGCGCAGGACTTCGCGACTCTCGGCGTGATGTACCCCGGCCGGGTGATCCTGGGCGTCGGGACGGGCGAGGCGCTCAACGAGGCGAACCTCGGCATCCCGTGGCCGGAGCCGCCCGAGCGGTTCCGGCGCCTCAAGGAGGCCATCGGCCTGATCCGGCGGCTGTGGTCGGAGGACCGCGTCAACTTCGACGGCGAGTTCTACACGACCCGCAACATCACGATCTACGACAAGATGGACGACCCCGTGCCGATCTACATCGGCGCGGCCGGTCCCGCTGCGACACGCCTGGCGGGACGCATCGCCGACGGATTCATCACGACGAGCGGCAAGAAGCGCGAGCTCTACACCGACACGCTGCTGCCCGCCCTGCACGAAGGGCTGGAGAAGGCCGGTCGGCCCGATGACGCGATCGACACCCTCATCGAGATCAAGGTCTCGTACCATCCCGATCGCGCGACGGCGCTCGAGAAGACGCGCTTCTGGGCCCCGCTCGCGCTGAGTCCCGAAGAGAAGATGGGCGTCGACGATCCGCTGGAGATGCAGCGGCTCGGCGAGCAGCTGCCGATCGAGCGGGCGGCCTCCCGGTTCATCGTCTCGGACGACCCCGAGGAGCACGTGGAACGCATCGCGTGGTACGTCGGGCTCGGCTTCCGCCACCTCGTGTTCCACGATCCCGGCGCCGACCAGGCCGAGTTCCTGCGCCTCTACCGCGACGACATCCTGCCGCGCCTGCGCGAAAGGTTCTCGTGAGCGGTTGGATCATCGTCCTGCCCGTGAAAGAGGCGTCTCGCGCGAAGTCCCGACTGGGAGAGCTGCGTCGCGGCGACGGCGCACTCGCACGGGCGATCGCGCTCGACACGATCGACGCGGTGCGCGAGTGCTCCGCCGTGGGGAGGGTCGTCGTCGTCACGGACGACGGCGGGCTTGAAGCATCCGTCCCCTCCGACGTCGAGGTGATCGCCGACCGGGAGGGACGGGGTCCTGATGCCGCCATCGCGGCGGCGATGTCGATGCTCGCCGAGACCGCCCCGCGCGCCGCGCTGCTCGCCGATCTGCCCGCGCTCAGACCCGGCGACCTCGCCGACGCTCTCGAGGCCGCGTTGGGGCATCCGCGCGCCGTCGTGGCGGATGCGGAAGAACGGGGCTCGACCCTCGTCACGGCCGCCCCCGGGGTGCGCTGGGCCTCGGCATTCGGGCGGGATTCGTTCGAGCAGCACCTGTCGCTGGGTTGCGAGGCGCTGCCCGTGCCGGCCGGCTCGTCACTCCGACGCGACGTCGACACACCCGACCACCTCGCGGCGGCCGCGGAGCTCGGGCTCCGCGGCCGCACGCTCGCGTGGTGGACAGCTGTCGGCGGCGATCAGCCCCGGGGGCTCTCCTTGACCGTCGATACGCGGACGTAGTCGAACTGCGCCGTGTAGTGCTGGTTGGGGTCCTGAAGACCGTACGCGACCAGTGCGATCTTCACGTCGTCGCCGAGCGAGTGGGTCCACGTCCCGCCCTTCACCCAGGTCTGGCCGTCCCGGCTCGTGTAGGCCGTGAAGCTCTGGGTGTCGCCGCCGGCCTCCTGGCTCGCGGCGCCCGTGAGCTTCTGCACGACGATGCGCAGGTACGTCCAGTCGTCACCCGGAGGGCCGACGACGGTGTTGCCGTAGCGCGCCCAGCCTTCGGGTGCTTGCGAGATCTCCTTCGCGAACTCGGTCTGGCGCGTGTTCCAGATCGACGTCTCGGTGAGCTTGACGTAGTCGTCGTCACTCGCGTAGGCCAGGATGCCGACCTGGGCGTAGTTGAAGCAGCATCCGCTCGGGAGGTCCATCCGCACCTTCGCCTCGATCACGTAGTCGGCCTTGGGGGCGTCGCGGAGAAGGACGGCCGCGCTGTCGGCGTCGACGTAGAGATCGCCGGCCTGGATCGGGATGCTCAGCACCCCGTTCGCGACGGTCGCCGTCGGCGCGATGTCGTCGCGCTGCCACGACCAGGCGGGGTCGAGCGCCGTGCCGTCGAACTCGTCGGAGTACTGCG
This genomic interval from Microbacterium sp. 4R-513 contains the following:
- a CDS encoding NAD(P)/FAD-dependent oxidoreductase is translated as MMRRSVGVAIVGAGFAGLAAAMTLRDAGHDIAVFERADRVGGTWRDNTYPGVACDVPSHLYGFARHPEPSWSAEFAPGGEIQAYIERVVDRERLGAAITFDAPLLDAEWREDASAWRLEFGGAAPATVEAEALVLACGRLTEPRIPPIAGLESFAGPLFHSARWDHGVDLDGRHVAVVGSGASAVQLVPQLARSAAKVSLFQRSPAWILPRGGRAYSDAERARFAEDRSEIAALRKRLDAEGEARFASRSGGPDAADAERAARAHLAAQVADSALRAVLTPDYAFGCKRVLLSDEFYPAVASDRVTLEPSALAAIDGGELVAASGRRHRGVDALVLATGFQTTRQPYARIVRGEGGVALAEHWADGMTSFGSTVVSGFPQLFVLNGPNASLGHTSSVLMLEAQARYVAASLARRAPGAVLRVRAEAERDYTRMVDDRAAGTPWLTGGCRNWYVDEGSRRLTLVWPGTVADYRAALAASDGAEFEAMTPMAAVAARTQEEAGS
- the fgd gene encoding glucose-6-phosphate dehydrogenase (coenzyme-F420) — protein: MTVPIRFGYKASAEQFGPAELLEYAVMAEEAGFDSVFVSDHLQPWLHEGGHAPASVPWLGALGAKTSRVLIGTSVLTPTFRYNPTVVAQDFATLGVMYPGRVILGVGTGEALNEANLGIPWPEPPERFRRLKEAIGLIRRLWSEDRVNFDGEFYTTRNITIYDKMDDPVPIYIGAAGPAATRLAGRIADGFITTSGKKRELYTDTLLPALHEGLEKAGRPDDAIDTLIEIKVSYHPDRATALEKTRFWAPLALSPEEKMGVDDPLEMQRLGEQLPIERAASRFIVSDDPEEHVERIAWYVGLGFRHLVFHDPGADQAEFLRLYRDDILPRLRERFS
- the cofC gene encoding 2-phospho-L-lactate guanylyltransferase, whose product is MSGWIIVLPVKEASRAKSRLGELRRGDGALARAIALDTIDAVRECSAVGRVVVVTDDGGLEASVPSDVEVIADREGRGPDAAIAAAMSMLAETAPRAALLADLPALRPGDLADALEAALGHPRAVVADAEERGSTLVTAAPGVRWASAFGRDSFEQHLSLGCEALPVPAGSSLRRDVDTPDHLAAAAELGLRGRTLAWWTAVGGDQPRGLSLTVDTRT